One stretch of Thermococcus sp. DNA includes these proteins:
- a CDS encoding antitoxin VapB family protein, producing the protein MVKTITISDDVYNELVRIKGKKSFSELFRELLRERKGNVDALRRLYGILSEEEYLEAKRKLKDIEEEFEKWGQSLRQT; encoded by the coding sequence ATGGTAAAGACGATAACGATTTCTGATGATGTTTACAACGAACTCGTTCGAATTAAGGGTAAAAAATCCTTCAGCGAGCTCTTTAGAGAGCTTTTGCGGGAGAGAAAGGGAAACGTTGATGCCCTGCGTCGCCTCTATGGAATTCTGAGTGAAGAAGAGTACCTGGAAGCGAAGAGAAAGCTCAAAGATATCGAGGAGGAGTTTGAAAAATGGGGGCAGTCCTTGAGACAAACGTGA
- a CDS encoding ASCH domain-containing protein yields the protein MRWKMGLQEEYLKAIAEGKKKIEGRLYDEKRQAIKPGDEIVFENKLVCVVKDLRVYSSFREMLEKEGLENVLPGVKSIEEGVKVYRRFYSEEKEKKYGVVAIEVEPVAWIE from the coding sequence ATGAGGTGGAAGATGGGTCTCCAAGAGGAGTACCTGAAGGCAATAGCAGAAGGAAAAAAGAAAATCGAGGGCCGTTTGTACGATGAGAAGAGGCAGGCCATAAAACCCGGAGATGAGATAGTCTTCGAGAACAAACTGGTGTGTGTTGTAAAGGACCTGAGGGTCTACTCATCCTTCAGGGAAATGCTGGAAAAGGAGGGCCTTGAGAACGTTTTGCCCGGAGTGAAGAGCATTGAAGAGGGTGTTAAGGTCTACAGGAGATTTTATTCAGAGGAGAAAGAGAAAAAGTACGGGGTGGTAGCTATAGAGGTCGAACCGGTCGCGTGGATTGAGTAA
- a CDS encoding NAD(P)/FAD-dependent oxidoreductase, giving the protein MRYNILIIGAGPVGNYLANLLARDYSVAVVEKKSSFGGKACTGIIGAENYERLNLPKKAILNELYGATFYSRIQSFSIGRKSPQAYLVDRKTLERELAKRAMKKGADYLMSTTFRGFRNGKAVLQHMGETLEVKADFYIGADGVNSTVAKVIGTKTRAEFLSGYEVEVLGSFDRRNVEVWVNKEITPDFFAWVTPIDGETARVGTFGKMEALSRFLRLRRLEPTKILEFKAGPVGFGWRKPWVKGNVALVGDSALQIKPTTAGGIVYGMLCAENLKKALYEGKPEKYWDYCSWVRRQISFGLKFRRLFTGLDQDAIERIFEVLGSEEAREVIETQADFDDHLRTAKALLKRPKLLAKLIKVSPSLIKALL; this is encoded by the coding sequence ATGAGGTACAACATCCTAATCATCGGTGCCGGACCCGTTGGGAATTATCTGGCAAACCTTCTCGCGAGGGACTACAGCGTTGCCGTTGTCGAGAAAAAGAGCTCCTTCGGAGGAAAGGCCTGCACCGGCATAATAGGGGCAGAAAACTACGAGAGACTCAATCTGCCGAAAAAAGCCATTCTAAACGAACTATACGGTGCAACATTTTACTCACGAATCCAGAGCTTTTCGATAGGGAGGAAGAGTCCTCAGGCTTACCTCGTGGACAGGAAGACCCTAGAGAGGGAACTGGCGAAGAGAGCTATGAAAAAAGGAGCTGATTATTTGATGAGCACGACCTTCAGAGGATTCAGGAACGGAAAGGCCGTTCTTCAGCACATGGGGGAGACGCTTGAGGTTAAGGCAGACTTCTACATCGGAGCCGACGGCGTGAACAGCACCGTGGCGAAGGTCATCGGGACCAAAACCCGGGCAGAATTCCTGAGCGGTTACGAGGTTGAAGTTCTGGGGAGCTTCGATAGGAGAAACGTTGAGGTATGGGTCAACAAAGAGATAACGCCCGACTTCTTCGCGTGGGTCACCCCGATTGATGGGGAAACTGCCAGGGTTGGGACCTTTGGAAAAATGGAAGCCCTGAGCAGGTTTTTAAGACTGAGAAGGCTAGAACCAACGAAGATACTTGAGTTCAAGGCCGGCCCGGTTGGTTTCGGATGGAGAAAGCCCTGGGTTAAGGGAAACGTTGCACTTGTCGGTGATTCAGCACTCCAGATTAAGCCAACGACAGCCGGGGGAATAGTTTATGGCATGCTATGTGCCGAGAACCTGAAAAAAGCCCTCTACGAAGGGAAACCCGAGAAGTACTGGGACTACTGCTCGTGGGTGAGAAGACAGATAAGCTTTGGGCTTAAGTTCAGGAGGCTCTTCACGGGACTCGACCAAGATGCAATAGAGAGAATCTTTGAGGTTCTCGGAAGCGAAGAGGCCAGGGAGGTCATAGAAACCCAGGCCGACTTCGACGACCATCTCAGAACCGCAAAGGCCCTCCTAAAGAGGCCAAAACTTCTCGCAAAGCTCATAAAGGTCAGCCCCAGTCTGATTAAGGCCCTGCTGTGA
- the pcp gene encoding pyroglutamyl-peptidase I: MKVLVTGFEPFGGEKINPSWEAVKALPDELGGATLVKVQLPVSFNGVRELLPRLIVKEKPDFVLLTGQAGGRPNVTVERVAINVMDSEMPDNDGFKPEDEPIFEGAPSAYFATIPIKRVVKTLRGAGIPAGVSNTAGTYVCNTAMFTALHTVAVSGMETKAGFIHVPFSHNQALEKPRPSMAQETINRAIELSIRSLLE; this comes from the coding sequence ATGAAGGTTCTCGTTACAGGCTTCGAGCCTTTTGGCGGTGAAAAAATCAACCCCTCATGGGAGGCCGTGAAGGCCCTGCCCGATGAGCTCGGCGGTGCAACTCTCGTAAAGGTTCAGCTTCCAGTTTCCTTCAATGGAGTCAGGGAGCTCCTGCCGAGGCTCATAGTTAAGGAAAAGCCGGATTTCGTCCTCCTCACCGGCCAGGCTGGAGGAAGGCCCAACGTAACCGTGGAGAGAGTTGCGATAAACGTGATGGACTCAGAAATGCCGGACAACGACGGTTTCAAGCCGGAAGACGAGCCGATCTTTGAAGGGGCGCCGAGCGCTTACTTTGCTACCATACCTATAAAGCGCGTCGTCAAAACCCTTAGAGGGGCAGGGATTCCGGCCGGGGTGTCGAATACCGCCGGTACCTACGTCTGCAACACGGCGATGTTCACCGCTTTGCACACGGTAGCAGTATCTGGGATGGAAACGAAAGCGGGCTTTATCCACGTTCCCTTCAGCCATAACCAGGCCCTCGAAAAGCCAAGGCCATCTATGGCTCAGGAAACGATAAACCGTGCCATAGAGCTTTCCATTAGGTCACTCCTTGAATAG
- a CDS encoding DUF460 domain-containing protein — translation MLILIIGLDVIGENPRRFAVVSWYNGKLERKGEFTLYRLIRFIRTKKPDIVAIDSVTELGDDLRMFLRALPPGTKLVQVTGRPGEQRSLQSLAREHGIRTSDRFDPYEEAKLSALLASKGIGYEVLAFEDEVIVKVTRGRSHGKGGWSQDRYRKRVHNLVRDKVREIEDRLRRADIPFDLETEEKDYGLARGEFRVYASREELAGIVRPMRGGDVEVRIYPVERAELGFAPLKGEEAIKERKSIIVGIDPGITVGIAVIDLNGNIIALHSERNMPVGEIFRFISEIGHPVIVATDVSPAPGFVEKIARSFKANLFVPRESLRVDEKNELLRNLGIKVEDDHQRDALAAAYKAYLRLKPKLEHVEAKLREAGLSKRADEVKALVIQGYNLGEAMQRVTARREERKPEPQTEETTSVDMRPYLRKIRELEERIELLERENEELRGIIREQRRTIERLERRIADYDEEVRRKVLRERELEAKVKRIEVLEKQLKEAKAVIERLSRDLVKVKRMNVVEVRGSAVPLKVLRTLSWRELERIEREVGLRRGDVLFVINPAGAGKAIAEELVEKGIRALITEKSLPEPVKEVLRDSHVPFFTSEELDVKRVDEFAVVERETLERAIGELLERWKEEDEEREAERFLKLVEEYRIERIKELRRKAEEESIN, via the coding sequence GTGCTCATTCTCATAATCGGCCTTGACGTAATCGGCGAGAACCCGAGGCGCTTTGCAGTGGTGAGCTGGTACAACGGAAAACTTGAGCGAAAGGGCGAGTTCACTCTGTACAGGCTAATCCGGTTTATTCGCACTAAAAAGCCCGATATAGTGGCTATAGACAGCGTTACGGAACTTGGAGACGATTTGAGAATGTTTCTCAGGGCACTTCCCCCGGGAACCAAGCTCGTTCAGGTTACCGGAAGGCCCGGCGAACAGCGAAGTTTGCAGAGCCTCGCTAGGGAACACGGGATAAGAACGAGCGACCGCTTTGACCCATACGAGGAGGCGAAGCTTTCAGCCCTGCTCGCGAGCAAAGGTATAGGCTACGAGGTTCTGGCTTTTGAGGATGAAGTCATAGTGAAGGTTACCCGGGGAAGGAGCCATGGCAAAGGAGGTTGGAGTCAGGACCGCTACAGGAAGAGGGTGCACAACCTAGTGAGGGACAAGGTGAGAGAAATTGAAGACAGGCTGAGAAGAGCTGACATACCCTTTGACCTTGAGACCGAGGAAAAGGACTACGGCTTAGCCAGGGGCGAGTTCAGGGTTTACGCGAGCAGGGAAGAGCTGGCCGGTATCGTCAGGCCGATGCGCGGTGGGGACGTTGAGGTCAGGATTTATCCGGTGGAAAGGGCCGAGCTCGGTTTTGCCCCGCTCAAGGGAGAGGAGGCTATAAAGGAGCGGAAAAGCATTATAGTGGGCATAGACCCGGGGATAACAGTTGGAATAGCCGTCATCGACCTGAACGGGAACATAATCGCCCTCCACAGCGAGAGGAACATGCCCGTCGGCGAGATCTTCAGGTTCATAAGCGAGATTGGGCATCCGGTTATAGTTGCCACGGACGTTTCTCCGGCCCCGGGATTCGTCGAGAAGATAGCGCGCTCCTTTAAAGCCAACCTCTTCGTCCCGCGGGAGAGCCTCAGGGTTGATGAAAAGAACGAACTCCTCAGGAACCTTGGAATAAAGGTCGAGGATGACCACCAGAGGGACGCTCTGGCTGCAGCTTACAAGGCCTACCTCAGGCTCAAGCCGAAGCTTGAACACGTTGAGGCCAAGCTCCGCGAGGCCGGGCTGAGCAAGAGGGCCGATGAGGTTAAGGCTCTGGTCATTCAGGGCTACAACCTCGGCGAGGCGATGCAGAGGGTAACCGCTAGGCGGGAGGAGAGGAAGCCCGAACCCCAGACGGAGGAAACGACGAGCGTTGACATGAGGCCTTACCTTAGGAAAATCAGGGAGCTGGAGGAGCGGATAGAGCTCCTCGAGCGGGAGAACGAGGAGCTGAGGGGCATCATTAGGGAGCAGAGGAGAACCATCGAGAGGCTCGAAAGGAGAATAGCGGACTATGACGAGGAAGTGAGGAGAAAGGTCCTCCGCGAGAGGGAGCTTGAGGCGAAGGTGAAGCGCATCGAAGTCCTTGAGAAACAGCTGAAGGAAGCAAAGGCTGTAATAGAGCGCCTCAGCAGGGATTTGGTCAAGGTCAAGAGAATGAACGTGGTGGAGGTTCGCGGTAGTGCAGTACCTTTAAAGGTTCTTAGGACCCTGAGCTGGCGCGAGCTCGAGAGGATTGAGCGTGAGGTTGGTTTGAGACGGGGCGATGTCCTCTTCGTAATCAACCCAGCTGGAGCTGGAAAGGCCATAGCAGAGGAGCTTGTCGAGAAGGGGATAAGGGCTTTGATAACAGAGAAGTCCCTCCCGGAGCCCGTCAAAGAGGTTCTGAGAGATTCCCACGTGCCATTCTTCACGAGCGAGGAGCTCGACGTGAAGAGGGTTGACGAGTTTGCAGTTGTCGAGAGGGAGACCCTTGAGAGGGCCATCGGGGAACTGCTGGAACGCTGGAAGGAAGAGGACGAGGAGAGGGAAGCCGAGAGGTTCCTGAAACTTGTTGAGGAGTACAGGATTGAGCGCATTAAAGAACTCAGGAGAAAGGCAGAGGAGGAGTCTATAAACTAG
- a CDS encoding TIGR04140 family protein → MRVIETPISIEELEELKKRSKAKVELVLLGKTERNGITLNRTLIEGTPEEIERFMERLRLARAGG, encoded by the coding sequence TTGAGGGTTATTGAGACGCCGATAAGCATTGAAGAGCTCGAAGAACTCAAGAAAAGGAGTAAAGCAAAGGTCGAGCTGGTTCTCCTAGGAAAAACCGAAAGGAACGGTATAACCTTAAACAGGACCCTAATTGAGGGAACTCCCGAGGAAATTGAACGCTTCATGGAGAGGCTAAGGTTAGCCAGAGCAGGGGGTTAA
- a CDS encoding DUF4143 domain-containing protein, with the protein MGTQCYFAFPVEVYFPKVKLRIQHPKKVYFVDSAFITFLSIKFSENFGRLMENTVFIELLRRGKEVNYALGDNWEIDFVLPDEETLIQVSYDVSNPETMKRKLRALKKVRKLFHWKKAVLVTWDAEKKVDGIKIVPLWGFLLEGY; encoded by the coding sequence ATCGGTACACAGTGCTACTTCGCGTTTCCAGTTGAGGTCTATTTCCCAAAAGTCAAGCTGAGAATCCAGCATCCCAAAAAGGTGTACTTCGTTGACAGCGCCTTCATAACGTTCCTGAGCATAAAGTTCAGCGAGAACTTCGGAAGGCTCATGGAAAACACAGTGTTCATTGAACTCTTAAGGAGGGGAAAAGAGGTGAACTACGCCCTTGGGGACAACTGGGAGATTGACTTTGTCCTGCCGGATGAAGAGACGCTAATTCAGGTTAGCTACGACGTTTCAAACCCCGAGACCATGAAACGCAAGCTCAGGGCGTTGAAAAAGGTAAGGAAGCTCTTCCACTGGAAAAAGGCAGTGTTGGTAACGTGGGATGCCGAGAAAAAGGTTGATGGAATCAAAATCGTCCCGCTGTGGGGGTTCCTTCTTGAGGGTTATTGA
- a CDS encoding TIGR00269 family protein, protein MSKCSKCERPAVYHARYSGLYYCHKHFNEMVEKKFKETVKKYHLIEKGERIAVGVSGGKDSVVLMHLLAKLREKFPFELVAITIDEGIAGYRPPSVEIAKRNAKKLGIEHRIYSFKEYIGFTLDETVEIMGSFEKGERVGACSYCGVWRRWLLNYAAKDVGADKLAVGHNLDDEVQMFIMNILRGDIARLGRTGPYYEEIHPELVPRIKPLREIPEKEIVLYAVLNNIEVDLSECPYAVEAFRAEIRDWLNEMEERHPGTKYQILRSYDKLFPLIAKTYTKKTSELNRCKICGQPTTGEICKACQFRLQVERKAREKGITFRVE, encoded by the coding sequence ATGTCAAAGTGTTCAAAGTGCGAAAGGCCAGCGGTTTACCACGCACGCTACAGCGGACTCTACTACTGCCACAAGCACTTTAACGAGATGGTGGAGAAGAAGTTCAAGGAAACAGTCAAGAAGTACCACCTAATCGAAAAGGGCGAGAGGATAGCGGTTGGAGTTTCCGGTGGGAAGGACAGCGTGGTTCTGATGCACCTCCTAGCAAAGCTCCGCGAGAAGTTCCCCTTTGAGCTCGTCGCTATAACGATAGATGAGGGCATAGCCGGGTACAGACCACCGAGTGTGGAGATAGCGAAGAGGAACGCGAAAAAACTCGGCATAGAGCACAGAATTTATTCCTTCAAGGAATACATCGGCTTTACATTGGACGAGACAGTCGAGATAATGGGGAGCTTCGAGAAGGGTGAAAGAGTCGGTGCCTGTTCCTACTGTGGCGTCTGGAGAAGGTGGCTTTTAAACTACGCGGCCAAGGACGTCGGGGCGGATAAATTAGCGGTAGGCCATAACCTTGATGATGAAGTCCAGATGTTCATAATGAACATTCTCCGCGGGGATATAGCCAGACTCGGAAGAACCGGTCCCTATTACGAGGAAATCCACCCAGAGTTAGTTCCGAGGATAAAGCCCCTCCGTGAGATTCCAGAGAAAGAGATAGTCCTCTACGCTGTTCTGAACAACATTGAGGTTGACCTTAGCGAGTGCCCCTACGCAGTTGAAGCATTCAGGGCGGAGATAAGGGACTGGCTCAACGAGATGGAGGAGAGACACCCGGGAACGAAGTATCAAATCCTGCGGAGCTACGACAAGCTCTTCCCGCTCATCGCGAAGACATACACCAAGAAAACCAGCGAACTTAACCGCTGTAAGATATGTGGACAGCCTACAACAGGGGAGATATGCAAGGCCTGCCAGTTCCGCCTTCAGGTCGAGAGGAAAGCGAGGGAAAAGGGAATAACCTTCAGGGTTGAGTGA
- a CDS encoding site-2 protease family protein yields MVSTAVIVIMAITVFWLVLYSLFGKKEIDPETGEPIEKEEGLSVDFLIAMWRTKRLLGFIDRLSKLNPRFWKVYGDIGIALGYMGMVYVFYALLMTALKTLQTKKSPAGVQLVIPGVTIPLWYGLIGLAVVMVVHELSHGVVARAEKLPLKSVGLVLLAVIPGAFVEPDEEKLSKAPLRSRLRVYGAGSMANVTTAIITALILSYAVTPLLVPDGIGVSEVIKGAPADGILHKGDVIVAINGQSVKTMEEFISLMNKTKPGETITLTVIRNGKEMNLKLTLAENPENPGKGFIGIRPTQHVKSKIGHDWLILPLFFSLYWIYLLNIGIGLMNLFPLVPLDGGRMLDDVIKEYLPEKVAKPIRYATIGIGLFLLAVNVIPAILNLAR; encoded by the coding sequence ATGGTGAGCACCGCGGTTATAGTGATAATGGCGATAACCGTCTTCTGGCTCGTTCTCTACTCCCTGTTCGGAAAGAAGGAGATAGACCCCGAAACGGGAGAGCCCATAGAAAAGGAAGAGGGGTTAAGCGTTGACTTTCTAATCGCCATGTGGAGGACCAAGAGGCTCCTTGGCTTCATAGACAGGCTTTCAAAGCTCAACCCCCGGTTCTGGAAGGTTTATGGTGACATAGGGATAGCCCTCGGCTACATGGGAATGGTCTACGTCTTCTATGCCCTTCTCATGACGGCTTTGAAGACCCTCCAGACGAAGAAGAGCCCCGCAGGGGTTCAGCTGGTAATACCAGGTGTGACGATTCCCCTCTGGTACGGCCTCATAGGCCTCGCCGTGGTTATGGTCGTCCACGAGTTGAGCCACGGTGTTGTAGCGAGGGCCGAAAAGCTTCCCCTCAAATCGGTTGGCCTAGTTCTACTCGCCGTAATACCGGGAGCCTTTGTGGAGCCAGACGAGGAGAAGCTCTCAAAAGCTCCTTTGCGCTCCAGGCTCAGGGTTTACGGGGCCGGTTCGATGGCGAACGTGACGACGGCAATAATAACAGCCCTCATTCTCAGCTACGCAGTGACCCCTCTCCTTGTGCCCGATGGTATAGGGGTTAGTGAGGTCATCAAGGGCGCACCGGCGGATGGCATCCTCCACAAGGGAGACGTTATAGTTGCAATAAACGGACAGAGCGTTAAAACAATGGAGGAGTTTATATCGCTTATGAACAAGACGAAGCCCGGAGAAACCATAACCCTCACCGTTATTAGAAATGGAAAGGAGATGAACCTCAAGCTCACGCTGGCCGAAAATCCCGAAAACCCTGGCAAGGGCTTCATAGGGATAAGACCGACCCAGCACGTGAAGTCGAAGATTGGACATGACTGGCTTATACTTCCACTGTTTTTCTCTCTCTACTGGATTTACCTCCTAAACATCGGGATAGGTCTCATGAACCTCTTCCCGCTGGTTCCACTGGACGGGGGTAGAATGCTAGACGACGTTATAAAGGAGTACCTGCCAGAGAAAGTGGCCAAGCCCATTAGATACGCCACAATTGGAATCGGGCTGTTCCTCCTGGCCGTTAACGTCATACCTGCCATACTCAATCTCGCGAGGTAG
- a CDS encoding glycosyltransferase family 4 protein has translation MESLRIAFVYDVIYPWVKGGVEKRIYELAVRLAKSHEVHVYGYRHWEGSSEVERDGVYYHGTVRVSNLYSGGRRSILPPLLHSISLVPLLKGERFDVIDCQASPYLPAHSLRVLDKENVFITWHEFWGGYWLDYLGWAGLIGRTIERGLFSFERHISVSQKTRLDLIGAGLRKPIYLVPNGIDINLIRSVKPAELKSDFIFVGRLIPEKGVDFLLTSLALLKGEFPDFRAIIVGDGPERRKLELLARELGIKKNVIFTGFLEDYRDVLSLMKASKVFAFPSRREGFGLVVMEAMASGIPVVTVEHPMNASKYLVENGKNGFIVDNSPKAFAQALLRAYGSSRKFGLFAREKAKHYDWGDVVKMLLRVYRGEG, from the coding sequence ATGGAGAGTTTGAGAATAGCCTTCGTCTACGACGTTATCTACCCCTGGGTTAAGGGTGGAGTTGAAAAGAGAATCTACGAGCTCGCGGTTAGGTTAGCAAAGTCCCACGAGGTTCACGTTTACGGTTACAGGCACTGGGAAGGGAGTTCCGAAGTCGAGCGTGATGGGGTTTACTACCACGGCACGGTTCGCGTTAGTAATCTCTATTCTGGCGGAAGGCGTTCAATACTCCCCCCTTTACTCCACTCCATCTCCCTCGTTCCCCTGCTCAAAGGTGAGCGCTTTGATGTTATAGACTGTCAGGCGAGCCCGTATTTGCCGGCACACTCTCTTAGAGTTCTCGACAAAGAGAACGTCTTTATAACTTGGCACGAGTTCTGGGGGGGCTACTGGCTTGACTACCTCGGGTGGGCTGGTTTAATAGGGAGAACCATTGAGAGGGGCCTGTTCTCCTTCGAGAGGCACATCTCTGTTTCCCAAAAGACGAGGCTTGACCTAATCGGAGCGGGCCTTAGAAAGCCAATCTATCTTGTTCCCAACGGGATAGATATTAATCTGATTCGTTCGGTGAAGCCTGCTGAACTTAAATCTGACTTCATATTTGTCGGCAGGCTAATTCCGGAGAAGGGTGTTGATTTTCTACTAACTTCGTTGGCCCTCCTCAAAGGCGAATTTCCTGACTTTAGGGCTATCATTGTCGGCGACGGTCCGGAGAGAAGAAAACTTGAACTTCTTGCGCGGGAGTTGGGGATTAAGAAGAATGTTATCTTCACGGGCTTTCTGGAGGATTACCGGGATGTCCTCTCGCTTATGAAAGCCTCCAAAGTTTTCGCCTTTCCCTCAAGAAGGGAGGGATTCGGTCTTGTCGTTATGGAGGCGATGGCCTCTGGAATCCCAGTTGTTACAGTGGAACACCCGATGAACGCCTCGAAGTACCTTGTCGAGAACGGGAAGAACGGCTTTATCGTTGATAACAGTCCAAAAGCGTTCGCACAGGCTCTCCTCAGGGCATATGGGAGTTCCAGAAAGTTCGGCCTCTTTGCGAGGGAAAAAGCCAAACATTACGACTGGGGCGATGTTGTAAAGATGCTCCTCAGGGTCTATCGGGGTGAGGGCTGA
- a CDS encoding glycosyltransferase family 4 protein: MRICLIVRRVNTKAGGIAVYTRNLMKRLAKEGHEVELSPPERLFYLLWQFFKVPLWLVRSRCDVYHAVGVIEGIALPLLKPKTEKRITIHDLIPLKHPRKGLKGFLERFFIRLGLLSARGYDIVYAVSHLTKVDLVRLGGISEDKIRVVHQPIDERFFTVPRGVGKFKEQRTFTIGYISRMDYHKRHALLVELFKRWNNPSARLLLAGTGEEFERVRGLAEGDKRIKLLGFVPDGELIEFYDSLDVYVHASKYEGWGLPILEALARGKPVVVFDDAEIPNEVATFCLRMSPMSFNLELEKLFENRKQAKKLSILKSKALRTLLH; encoded by the coding sequence ATGAGAATTTGCCTAATCGTCAGGCGCGTTAATACGAAAGCTGGGGGGATAGCGGTCTACACGAGAAACCTAATGAAGAGACTGGCGAAAGAGGGGCATGAGGTTGAACTTTCTCCTCCCGAGAGGCTCTTCTACCTTCTCTGGCAGTTTTTTAAAGTCCCCCTCTGGCTCGTTCGTTCTAGGTGTGACGTTTACCATGCCGTCGGCGTTATCGAGGGGATAGCGCTCCCCCTTCTCAAGCCAAAGACCGAGAAGAGGATAACCATCCACGACCTAATACCCCTGAAGCATCCGAGAAAGGGTCTAAAGGGTTTTCTGGAGAGGTTTTTCATCCGTCTCGGCCTCCTCTCGGCGAGAGGATACGACATTGTTTACGCCGTGTCCCATCTCACCAAGGTTGACCTTGTCCGCCTCGGAGGGATTTCAGAGGATAAAATCCGTGTTGTTCACCAGCCGATAGACGAGCGCTTTTTCACGGTTCCAAGGGGAGTGGGTAAGTTTAAGGAGCAGAGGACTTTCACGATAGGCTACATCTCAAGGATGGACTACCACAAGAGGCATGCTCTGCTCGTTGAGCTCTTCAAGCGCTGGAACAACCCGAGCGCTAGGTTACTCCTCGCCGGAACAGGGGAGGAGTTTGAGAGGGTTAGAGGGCTTGCTGAAGGCGACAAACGGATAAAACTCCTCGGTTTCGTCCCTGATGGGGAGCTGATTGAGTTCTACGACTCTCTGGACGTTTACGTTCATGCATCAAAGTACGAGGGCTGGGGACTGCCGATATTGGAAGCTTTGGCGAGGGGAAAGCCCGTTGTGGTTTTTGATGATGCGGAGATTCCAAATGAAGTAGCAACTTTTTGTTTGAGAATGTCTCCAATGAGTTTTAACTTGGAGCTTGAGAAACTTTTTGAAAACAGAAAACAAGCTAAAAAGCTCTCCATTTTAAAATCAAAAGCCTTGAGAACTCTTCTTCACTAA
- a CDS encoding glycosyltransferase family 2 protein, with translation MPLRVSIIILNWNNWQATIEAIESVHRSNFEDYDVIVVDNASTDESVKKIKEYSVGNIRLTSKYLTMNSLNKPLHIFELSEGEAKRGKFNKALYRKIDPDRRLILIRNRKNYGFGGGNNVGIKFALTVLKPDYILLLNNDALVAPKTLSRLVESAETLKAGVVTPKILWARNPHLIDSAGGEYSKNGYSFDRGKFKPSREFNNREEVSTVCAACSLYSSRTLEKAGLFNDRLFFLYYEDTDLASRIRWAGEKLIYEPSAVAYHYGGKSTKGLEISDLVVSHSLKGHLLCAIINLPKKYAPLYVLGNVVYALYNFILRRKIKAVAEGYLMLLSALPRAIRERNNVKRKISEEEFSRLLILKWRAF, from the coding sequence ATGCCATTACGAGTTTCAATTATTATATTAAACTGGAACAACTGGCAAGCCACAATCGAGGCAATAGAATCGGTTCATCGCTCCAATTTTGAAGATTATGACGTTATAGTTGTTGATAACGCGTCCACAGATGAATCAGTTAAAAAAATAAAAGAGTATTCAGTAGGCAACATAAGACTAACTTCCAAGTACCTTACAATGAACTCACTCAACAAACCTCTCCACATCTTTGAACTGTCGGAGGGAGAAGCCAAGAGAGGAAAGTTCAACAAGGCCCTCTATAGAAAGATAGACCCAGACAGAAGACTTATTTTAATTAGAAACAGAAAAAATTATGGGTTCGGTGGAGGAAACAACGTTGGGATTAAATTCGCTCTTACCGTTCTTAAACCGGACTATATCCTTCTTCTCAATAATGACGCCCTAGTAGCTCCCAAAACCCTTTCTAGACTAGTTGAGAGTGCAGAAACCCTCAAGGCAGGTGTTGTTACTCCCAAAATTCTTTGGGCGAGAAATCCCCATCTAATTGACAGCGCGGGTGGGGAATATTCAAAAAACGGATACAGCTTTGATAGGGGAAAGTTTAAACCGTCTAGAGAGTTCAACAATCGGGAAGAAGTCTCCACAGTCTGTGCAGCATGTTCTCTTTATTCTTCTCGGACACTTGAAAAAGCAGGATTATTCAACGACAGGCTATTTTTCCTTTATTATGAGGACACCGATTTAGCATCGAGAATAAGGTGGGCAGGGGAAAAGTTAATCTATGAACCCTCTGCAGTAGCTTATCATTATGGGGGAAAAAGTACAAAAGGACTTGAAATCAGTGACTTGGTAGTTTCCCATTCCCTCAAGGGCCATCTGCTTTGTGCAATAATTAACCTTCCAAAGAAGTACGCTCCCCTATACGTTCTAGGTAACGTTGTATATGCCCTCTACAACTTTATCTTGAGAAGAAAAATAAAAGCAGTTGCTGAGGGTTATTTGATGCTTCTCTCAGCTCTTCCAAGAGCTATAAGAGAAAGAAATAATGTCAAGAGGAAAATTAGTGAAGAAGAGTTCTCAAGGCTTTTGATTTTAAAATGGAGAGCTTTTTAG